The Fusarium falciforme chromosome 7, complete sequence genome window below encodes:
- a CDS encoding Cellulase domain-containing protein produces MQYSSLVSFLLFNAVHAWLPHEQDLAAFNLTARFEQLGKRFEPSLAPGINKIRGVNFGGWLVCEPWLQRNEWENNMKCGQSVSEFDCMREHYSGSNREAGNQAFETHWKNWINTATVQSVHDVGLNTIRIPIGYWSYVDIVDKASEPFADGNRMLPYLDAVVNKAAELGLYVIIDLHGAPGGQQEDVFTGQNNKPAGFYNDYNFGRAQKWLTWMTKRIHSNNAYRTVGMIEVLNEPVSRHDGGNRYPAPGQDPGLVQKYYPGALKAVRDAEASLNVPDNKKLHVQFMSKKWDSGDARTQASIANDPFTGFDDHNYIGFALNNNDRGDQYKLMHSACTDSRVISGQDFAITGEWSMTSNVDWHNKDFFNKFFTAQQQLYESPGMDGWVYWTWKTELNDPRWTYSHATALDYIPKDAAGLEKNVYRDVCAGFR; encoded by the exons ATGCAGTACTCGAGCTTGGTTtcgtttcttctcttcaacgCCGTCCACGCATGGCTCCCTCACGAGCAGGACTTGGCGGCTTTCAACCTGACTGCTCGCTTTGAGCAGCTTGGCAAGCGCTTCGAGCCTTCTCTTGCGCCTGGCATCAACAAGATCCGTGGAGTCAACTTTGGTG GCTGGCTCGTCTGCGAACCTTGGTTGCAGCGAAATGAGTGGGAGAACAACATGAAGTGCGGCCAATCCGTCTCTGAGTTTGACTGCATGCGGGAGCATTACTCCGGAAGCAACCGTGAGGCTGGCAACCAGGCCTTTGAGACTCACTGGAAGAACTGGATCAACACGGCCACCGTCCAGTCCGTCCACGATGTCGGCCTGAACACCATCCGTATCCCCATCGGTTACTGGTCTTACGTCGACATTGTCGACAAGGCCAGCGAGCCTTTTGCTGATGGCAACCGCATGCTCCCTTACCTTGACGCCGTTGTCAAcaaggctgccgagctcGGCCTCTACGTCATCATTGATCTCCACGGTGCTCCCGGTGGTCAACAGGAGGACGTCTTCACAGGCCAGAACAACAAGCCTGCTGGCTTCTACAATGACTACAACTTTGGTCGTGCCCAGAAGTGGCTCACTTGGATGACCAAGCGCATCCACAGCAACAATGCTTACCGAACCGTCGGTATGATCGAGGTTCTCAACGAGCCCGTCTCCCGCCACGACGGAGGCAACCGTTACCCAGCCCCCGGCCAAGACCCCGGCCTGGTCCAAAAGTACTACCCCGGTGCTCTCAAGGCCGTTCGCGATGCTGAAGCTTCCCTCAACGTCCCCGACAACAAGAAGCTCCACGTGCAGTTCATGTCCAAGAAGTGGGACTCTGGTGACGCCCGCACCCAAGCCAGCATCGCCAACGACCCCTTCACCGGCTTTGACGACCACAACTACATCGGATTCGCCCTGAACAACAACGACCGCGGTGACCAGTACAAGCTGATGCACAGCGCCTGCACCGACTCGCGCGTCATCAGCGGCCAGGACTTTGCCATCACGGGCGAGTGGAGCATGACATCCAACGTGGACTGGCACAACAAGGACTTTTTCAACAAGTTCTTTACcgctcagcagcagctgtATGAGAGTCCCGGTATGGACGGATGGGTGTACTGGACCTGGAAGACTGAGCTCAATGACCCCCGTTGGACTTACTCTCATGCTACTGCTCTGGACTATATCCCCAAGGATGCTGCTGGACTTGAGAAGAACGTCTACCGCGATGTCTGCGCTGGATTCAGGTAA
- a CDS encoding Zn(2)-C6 fungal-type domain-containing protein, which translates to MGSTTNIVPRACRNCRIRKIRCSREIPCTNCITSKITCQESTKDVTRRSIHAGSVPERDQDSIESLRKRVTALEQQLNSLSSDRNTQVSEPATSNVLSPTLAQLTPQPSPCHIDLASLEGDSSFRKQALLATDITEFGSLAGIGSPQVVDKISGLRKLLERKTSDGDTPQCREWKQSTSITLQGNLPPADFVIRLLRAVQGRSQYVFALSSPSVLIRSSGSDCLLTLYFPIDMKQVEDLCRRVYFPVQAATVGELTLLNAMLAVILCSLQCFPQPEFSEEEVAKYLAVCKENQLTGIETYEVNMVSTFEHCLVLCMAASLSLAQKAQTEGDIALQWRLSSTAARHCLVLGYHREHVVAAMPPDEADRVRRLFWSIYFSDKSTVLSLGRTSTIQDLDVDLEPYAISSDPGRESWDTSMWMFIDYARIQASIYEHLYSPASRRRSTADRQIIVDETTKQLSNWYESWNQLDTSKAYNKKLFDNTFGPVDVSYYSILTLVHHALDLSTSIRIISDPCLEAAKKGLQSHVSVHAQYSLLEPQSLAFFAVWVHVYCPLTPFVVIFLHCMTNSGTGDLDLLKGSLDVMDQTSSLAKSCERPYEFCKYLYSIAEAHMSVCTENRGETADKVDLGLTSPHYPPSENWPFPDLNLQLISSAFPSSDWWAPHTS; encoded by the exons ATGGGCTCCACTACCAACATAGTTCCAAGAGCT TGCCGGAACTGCCGGATCCGCAAG ATACGGTGCAGTCGAGAGATCCCTTGTACCAATTGCATCACATCAAAGATCACATGCCAAGAAAGTACCAAAGATGTTACTCGCCGTTCGATACACGCAGGATCGGTGCCAGAAAG AGACCAAGACAGCATTGAATCCCTGCGCAAAAGAGTGACTGCTCTTGAGCAACAGCTCAACAGTTTATCATCAGATCGTAACACCCAGGTCTCTGAGCCTGCCACATCAAATGTGCTCTCACCGACATTGGCGCAGTTAACACCACAACCCAGCCCATGCCATATAGATCTAGCATCGCTCGAGGGCGATTCTTCATTTAGGAAACAAGCTCTTCTTGCAACTGACATTACCGAGTTTGGGTCACTAGCCGGTATCGGGTCACCCCAGGTTGTTGACAAGATCTCCGGTCTACGCAAGCTCCTTGAACGTAAAACGTCCGACGGAGATACGCCTCAGTGCCGAGAATGGAAGCAATCTACAAGCATAACCTTGCAAGGAAACTTGCCTCCAGCTGATTTCGTCATTCGCTTGTTGCGCGCAGTGCAAGGTAGGTCGCAATATGTTTTCGCCCTCTCGTCTCCGTCTGTCCTAATCCGCAGCTCAGGTTCAGATTGCCTGTTGACTTTATACTTCCCTATAGACATGAAGCAGGTCGAGGATTTGTGTCGTCGCGTATACTTCCCAGTACAAGCTGCCACAGTTGGAGAACTAACCCTTTTAAACGCTATGCTCGCCGTCATCTTATGCAGCCTTCAGTGTTTCCCGCAACCAGAATTTTCTGAAGAAGAAGTTGCAAAATACCTGGCTGTTTGCAAGGAGAACCAGCTCACGGGAATAGAAACATACGAGGTCAACATGGTCTCGACCTTTGAGCATTGTCTAGTGCTGTGCATGGCGGCAAGTCTCTCTCTC GCCCAAAAGGCCCAAACTGAAGGGGACATTGCACTTCAGTGGCGCTTGTCCTCGACTGCTGCACGGCATTGCCTCGTCCTTGGCTACCACAGGGAGCATGTAGTAGCAGCAATGCCTCCAGATGAAGCAGACAGAGTTCGTCGGCTCTTCTGGAGCATCTATTTCTCAGACAAGAGTACTGTTCTCAGTCTAGGGAGAACTTCAACTATCCAAGACCTGGATGTCGATCTCGAACCGTATGCTATCTCTTCTGACCCTGGACGAGAGTCATGGGACACTTCAATGTGGATGTTTATCGATTACGCGAGGATCCAGGCAAGCATATACGAGCACCTCTACTCCCCGGCATCGCGCAGACGCAGCACCGCAGACAGACAAATCATCGTGGATGAAACAACTAAGCAGCTTTCTAATTGGTATGAGTCATGGAATCAACTCGACACTTCGAAAGCATACAACAAAAAGCTCTTTGACAATACGTTTGGGCCAGTCGATGTGTCTTACTACTCTATTCTAACGCTTGTTCACCATGCTCTGGACCTCTCGACCTCGATCAGAATTATTTCTGATCCTTGCCTTGAGGCAGCAAAAAAGGGGCTGCAGTCACACGTGTCGGTGCATGCCCAATATTCCCTATTGGAGCCCCAATCGTTGGCCTTCTTCGCGGTGTG GGTTCATGTCTACTGTCCCCTTACTCCGTTCGTCGTAATATTCCTACACTGCATGACAAATTCCGGCACTGGAGACCTTGATTTACTCAAGGGATCACTAGACGTCATGGACCAGACGAGCAGTCTAGCCAAGTCATGTGAAAGACCATATGAGTTTTGCAAATATCTCTACAGCATAGCAGAGGCACATATGTCAGTCTGTACAGAGAATCGGGGCGAAACCGCTGACAAGGTGGACTTGGGTTTGACTTCTCCACATTACCCTCCGAGTGAGAACTGGCCTTTCCCAGATTTGAATCTCCAGCTCATCTCGTCGGCTTTCCCATCAAGTGATTGGTGGGCGCCTCATACGAGCTGA
- a CDS encoding Abhydrolase-3 domain-containing protein, whose protein sequence is MVLEVDQEFIAAIGPLLESQKDVVKPKLHDIEGRRARYAAMKAPPPVIPDDVIFEIVKIPTEDGYQLPVYHYKKRDTGSSDSPSAAVLHAHGGGLITLTPEISIERLAHMVSDTGVQAFSVDYRLAPEHRYPTALNDCWTCLTWLHSNSRALRIDPARIAVMGESAGGGLAAALTLRARDVNLSPPIARQILSSPMLDDRTNSEVPGAFKLWDAEDNLTAWTAYLGTIPGGEDTPVFAAPGRLKDAGGLPTLYLDTSQFDLFVAENLAYVQKFIEAGVEAECHLYPGLPHGFDGLVPTHSVTRKLEENRKRILKRL, encoded by the coding sequence ATGGTCCTTGAAGTTGACCAAGAATTCATTGCCGCAATCGGACCTCTTCTAGAGAGTCAGAAAGATGTCGTCAAGCCCAAGCTGCACGACATAGAAGGGCGAAGAGCCAGATACGCCGCCATGAAGGCACCACCACCCGTCATCCCAGACGACGTCATCTTTGAGATTGTCAAGATTCCAACAGAAGATGGCTATCAGCTGCCAGTTTATCATTATAAAAAACGAGACACGGGCTCTTCGGATAGCCCCTCGGCAGCAGTGCTTCATGCTCATGGCGGCGGACTGATTACTCTGACTCCCGAGATCAGTATCGAACGACTGGCGCACATGGTTTCCGATACTGGAGTCCAGGCATTCTCTGTTGACTACAGGTTGGCTCCAGAACATAGGTATCCCACTGCTTTAAACGACTGTTGGACCTGCCTCACTTGGCTGCACTCCAACTCGCGCGCTCTACGCATCGATCCGGCGCGTATTGCTGTCATGGGTGAGAGTGCAGGGGGTGGTCTCGCCGCAGCATTGACACTCCGGGCTCGGGACGTCAACCTGTCGCCTCCAATTGCCCGGCAGATTCTTTCTTCCCCAATGCTAGACGACAGAACCAATTCCGAGGTTCCCGGCGCTTTCAAGCTATGGGACGCAGAGGACAACTTGACGGCCTGGACAGCTTACTTGGGAACTATCCCTGGAGGTGAAGACACCCCGGTTTTTGCGGCGCCCGGGCGTCTCAAGGATGCTGGTGGTTTGCCGACCCTTTATCTGGACACCAGTCAGTTTGACTTGTTTGTTGCAGAGAACCTAGCCTATGTGCAAAAGTTCATTGAAGCTGGCGTCGAGGCGGAATGTCACCTCTATCCCGGTCTTCCGCATGGATTTGATGGGTTGGTGCCAACGCATAGCGTGACACGGAAGTTGGAGGAGAATAGGAAGCGAATCTTGAAGCGTCTGTAG
- a CDS encoding Epimerase domain-containing protein gives MKILIVGGTGMVGGHAALHLRSLGHDVAIAGRHHPPSSIPDLAQLEFVQGDFTAGDFGIDQLSKFDAVVFTAGSDIRHVPENTDADQHYLHVNGILIPDFARLAKSAGVRHFIHVGSFYYHVAPELVESVPYVRSRKLAADGVVAQASPTFYACSLDAPFIVGAVPGMKVPMFDAYIRYAKGELPIPPSAPPGGTNFISAQSLSEAIAGALASGPSVSGKAIVVGDENLTFAAYFESFFKAVGKETQLPVLDQDHPLLPRATVFTGTKMVSYEPVKEEWEALGSYRRNDIHNAVVEIVEDLGR, from the coding sequence ATGAAGATCCTGATCGTTGGCGGAACTGGCATGGTTGGAGGGCATGCGGCTCTTCACCTCCGCTCACTAGGTCATGACGTGGCCATCGCAGGTCGTCACCATCCGCCATCCAGTATTCCCGACCTCGCCCAGCTGGAGTTCGTCCAGGGGGACTTTACTGCGGGCGACTTCGGCATTGACCAACTAAGCAAATTCGATGCCGTCGTGTTTACTGCTGGCAGCGATATACGCCACGTTCCGGAAAACACAGACGCAGACCAGCATTACCTACACGTCAATGGAATTCTCATCCCTGACTTTGCGCGCTTGGCCAAGTCTGCTGGTGTCCGCCATTTCATCCACGTTGGCAGCTTTTATTACCACGTGGCCCCTGAACTGGTCGAAAGCGTGCCCTACGTGCGATCCAGAAAACTGGCTGCCGACGGCGTTGTTGCGCAGGCATCGCCCACATTTTATGCCTGCAGCCTCGACGCTCCTTTCATTGTTGGAGCGGTCCCAGGGATGAAAGTCCCCATGTTTGATGCCTATATTAGGTATGCAAAAGGAGAGCTTCCAATTCCTCCTTCAGCGCCCCCCGGAGGAACCAACTTCATCTCGGCGCAATCTCTCTCTGAAGCCATCGCAGGGGCATTGGCTAGTGGGCCTTCCGTCAGCGGCAAGGCAATAGtggttggagatgagaaCCTGACCTTTGCGGCTTACTTTGAATCGTTTTTCAAAGCAGTGGGAAAGGAGACGCAGCTCCCTGTTCTGGATCAGGATCATCCTTTGCTCCCAAGAGCCACGGTCTTCACAGGAACAAAGATGGTATCGTATGAACCGGTGAAGGAAGAGTGGGAGGCTCTGGGCAGCTATCGACGTAACGATATACACAATGCCGTCGTTGAGATAGTTGAAGACTTGGGGCGGTAG